In Nostoc sp. CENA543, a single genomic region encodes these proteins:
- a CDS encoding microviridin/marinostatin family tricyclic proteinase inhibitor, whose product MSTKIPKLGNNDAMPFFTRFLVEEEPPETPEPEPTPPPIWTFKWPSDWEDR is encoded by the coding sequence ATGTCCACAAAAATACCAAAATTAGGAAATAACGACGCAATGCCATTCTTTACCCGTTTCTTGGTAGAAGAAGAGCCACCAGAAACACCAGAACCAGAGCCAACACCACCACCAATCTGGACTTTTAAGTGGCCTTCTGACTGGGAAGATCGCTAG